The genomic interval ACACCCGTGATGCGCAATTCGCCTGGCTTGAAGCCTTCCAAGTTCACCACTGGCACAGTGCCGCCGATGATGGCAGGAAACTGGACCAAGCCTTCTTTGTCCAAGTCCTCACCGGACATCGGTGCATCAGTTGCACCAAAAGTCACGGTCTTGGCTTTGATTTGGCGGATACCACCAGAAGAACCAATGGATTGGTAGTTCAAACCGTTACCTGTAGCGGCTTTGTAGCTTTCAGCCCACTTGGCATAGATAGGGAATGGAAAGGTTGCGCCTGCGCCAGTGATGTCGGCAGCGAAGGCAGAACCCATGGCCAAAGTGGCAAAAGCAGCAGCGGCCACGGATTTGATGAATGTGCGTTTCGTGTTCATGTGATTCCTTCAATTGGTTAGAACAGCTGTGACTTTAGCTAGCCATTGTGACGAAACTGTGACAAATATGACGCTTAATCAATTCAATATTTCAAGTATTATTGAAACATGAAAAAGCAAAAGATTCTCGAGACACAAGTGGTCGAAGCCTTGGCAGCGCTGGCACAGGGCCAGCGTTTACGGGCATTTCGCGCTTTGGTAGTCGCTGGCAAGGAAGGATTGACACCGAGCGCGCTTGCCGCTTTGTTGCAAATCGCACCCAGCGCTTTGTCCTTTCACCTTAAAAATCTGAGCCATGCAGGCTTGGTCAGCGCGGAGGCCAGTGGTCGCAACCTGATTTACCGTGCCGAGTTTGCACGCATGAACGACTTGCTGACCTACCTCACCCAAGACTGCTGCCAAGGCCAATCGTGCGCCGTGGTGCCCGAGACATCGAAAACCTGTTGTTAATTTTTCAAAGGAAACGCCATGAATGTTGATCAATTTTTAGGCCTTTTAGAAGCCCACCCACACCAAGCCCTGCGCATTGTGTTGCCCAACGGCGAAGCGGTGGCCCCGCACTTTCACATCACCGAAGTGGGCCATGTCACCAAAAACTTTCTCGACTGCGGCGGAACAAAGCGCAGCCAAGAGAGTTGCCTGCTGCAAACCTGGGTGCACAGCGATGTGGACCACCGCTTAGAAACCAGCAAGCTCGCCAACATCTTGCGCATCGCAGGTGATGTGCTGCCCTCGCTCGACTTGCCCGTAGAGATTGAGCACGAAGCGGGTGTGGTGTCGCAATACCCCGTCACCGCAGGCAGCAGTGATGGCCACA from Limnohabitans curvus carries:
- a CDS encoding ArsR/SmtB family transcription factor; the protein is MKKQKILETQVVEALAALAQGQRLRAFRALVVAGKEGLTPSALAALLQIAPSALSFHLKNLSHAGLVSAEASGRNLIYRAEFARMNDLLTYLTQDCCQGQSCAVVPETSKTCC
- a CDS encoding DUF6428 family protein, whose amino-acid sequence is MNVDQFLGLLEAHPHQALRIVLPNGEAVAPHFHITEVGHVTKNFLDCGGTKRSQESCLLQTWVHSDVDHRLETSKLANILRIAGDVLPSLDLPVEIEHEAGVVSQYPVTAGSSDGHTLTLNTGLKHTACLAMDVCCAPAPAAEGAAPLTTAEKPRIKAGSCCTPGGGCC